The following are from one region of the Myotis daubentonii chromosome 2, mMyoDau2.1, whole genome shotgun sequence genome:
- the ARL11 gene encoding ADP-ribosylation factor-like protein 11, translated as MGSVNSRGHKAGAQVVMMGLDSAGKTTLLYRLKGYQLVETLPTIGFNVEPLEAPGHVSLTLWDVGGQAQLRASWKNYLEGADILVYVLDSTDKARLPEAGAELAEVLDRPSMASVPFLVLANKQEMPGALPLLEIRDKLGLERFQGRCWELRACSALTGEGLPQALQSLGSLLKSHSRCVSW; from the coding sequence ATGGGCTCTGTGAACTCCCGAGGTCACAAGGCGGGAGCCCAGGTGGTGATGATGGGCCTGGACTCGGCAGGCAAGACCACGCTCCTGTACAGACTGAAGGGCTACCAGTTGGTGGAGACCCTGCCCACCATTGGCTTCAATGTGGAGCCTCTTGAAGCCCCGGGGCATGTGTCTCTGACTCTCTGGGATGTCGGGGGgcaggcccagctcagggccagCTGGAAAAACTACCTGGAGGGAGCAGACATCCTTGTGTATGTGCTGGATAGCACCGACAAAGCCCGCTTGCCCGAGGCAGGGGCTGAGCTCGCGGAAGTCTTGGACCGCCCCAGCATGGCCAGCGTCCCTTTCTTGGTGCTGGCCAACAAGCAGGAGATGCCTGGCGCTCTGCCTCTGCTGGAGATCAGAGACAAGCTGGGCTTGGAGAGGTTCCAGGGCCGCTGCTGGGAGCTCCGGGCCTGCAGCGCCCTCACCGGAGAGGGGCTGCCCCAGGCGCTGCAGAGCCTAGGGAGCCTCCTGAAATCCCACAGCCGCTGTGTCTCCTGGTGA